Proteins from one Thermomicrobiales bacterium genomic window:
- a CDS encoding diphosphate--fructose-6-phosphate 1-phosphotransferase, whose product MRQGTLLIGQSGGATAVINASLAGAVEAGLGHFARVLGMRNGMAGFLDEAFVDLTNLGTPELARLRATPGSALGTSRLKMNEEQLDRAIAIARAHYVRGIVLIGGNDSADSARKLSERAQGALPAVLAPKTVDNDLIGTDFCPGFPSAAKFLANLVRDATWDSLSAPNLYPVKLIEVPGRDAGWLPLSGSLGFAEHDTDLQPLVFLPEAPPASAEAMVTALMDRVASLGFAVAIVPETLRDSSGNHLGGNEPEYIDPFGHPYFSSAGEGLARQLRAATGVRARVERPGSATRMSISLASPTDQRLAYESGRAAVAAIARGQGGVMAAIERDAAFPPAFTTRYVDLGEVANRVRSLPQAYFDDRKLAPTNAFAAYALPLLGPDPFPAYARLDPAR is encoded by the coding sequence ATGAGACAAGGCACGCTGCTGATCGGGCAATCCGGCGGCGCCACCGCGGTCATCAATGCGTCGCTCGCCGGAGCGGTCGAAGCCGGACTCGGTCACTTCGCTCGCGTGCTCGGCATGCGCAACGGCATGGCTGGGTTCCTGGACGAGGCGTTCGTCGACCTGACCAACCTTGGGACGCCAGAGCTCGCCCGGCTGCGAGCCACGCCGGGCTCAGCCCTGGGCACGAGCCGACTCAAAATGAACGAGGAGCAGCTGGATCGGGCAATAGCGATTGCACGCGCCCATTACGTGCGCGGGATCGTGCTGATCGGCGGGAACGACTCGGCCGATTCGGCACGCAAACTCAGTGAGCGCGCGCAGGGAGCGCTTCCTGCCGTGCTCGCGCCAAAGACAGTCGACAACGACCTGATCGGGACCGATTTCTGCCCAGGCTTCCCCTCCGCCGCGAAGTTCCTTGCCAATCTGGTGCGGGATGCAACCTGGGACTCCCTTTCGGCTCCCAACCTCTACCCCGTCAAGCTGATCGAGGTTCCCGGCCGCGATGCGGGATGGTTGCCATTGAGCGGGTCGCTCGGGTTTGCCGAGCACGATACCGACCTGCAGCCACTCGTCTTTCTTCCCGAAGCGCCGCCAGCTTCAGCAGAGGCAATGGTGACCGCCTTGATGGACCGGGTTGCATCGCTTGGATTCGCGGTCGCGATCGTGCCGGAAACATTGCGCGATTCCAGCGGCAATCACCTGGGCGGGAACGAACCGGAGTACATCGATCCATTTGGCCATCCCTACTTCTCCTCCGCAGGCGAAGGGTTGGCGCGGCAGCTGCGAGCCGCGACCGGTGTTCGCGCCCGGGTCGAACGGCCTGGTTCGGCGACCCGGATGTCGATATCGCTCGCATCGCCAACCGACCAACGCCTTGCCTACGAGAGCGGACGAGCGGCGGTCGCGGCCATTGCGCGCGGACAAGGCGGAGTCATGGCCGCTATCGAGCGCGATGCGGCGTTCCCGCCAGCATTCACCACACGGTATGTCGACCTCGGTGAGGTAGCGAATCGCGTGCGGTCGCTTCCTCAGGCATACTTTGACGACCGGAAGCTGGCGCCTACGAATGCGTTCGCGGCGTATGCGCTTCCCCTGCTCGGACCCGATCCGTTTCCAGCGTATGCCCGGCTCGATCCAGCGCGCTAA
- a CDS encoding helix-turn-helix domain-containing protein, with protein MNEFLSELFASKVRAAVLGQTIPRPHLAYSLTEFSRILELPISSLQHECYKLERLGILVSQREGASRRYRVNPEGPSIRELTALVVSALEPAEVLRSTLDEIPGLESAFIAATLPLTQSAVSGAEGSIPLVLIGEIPLEQIDAAQERVAALLGLDASQIEAVFYLPEDWEERVEQRAAYAVWLLESPRTHLVGTPID; from the coding sequence TTGAACGAATTCCTTTCAGAGCTTTTCGCGTCGAAGGTCCGCGCTGCGGTGCTGGGCCAGACGATTCCGCGACCCCATCTCGCCTATTCCCTCACCGAGTTCTCACGCATCCTGGAGCTCCCGATCAGTTCGTTGCAACATGAGTGCTACAAGCTGGAGCGGTTGGGCATTCTGGTCTCGCAACGTGAGGGCGCTTCACGGCGCTATCGGGTCAACCCCGAGGGTCCCTCGATCCGGGAATTGACTGCCCTGGTCGTGAGCGCGCTGGAACCAGCCGAGGTGCTCCGCAGCACACTGGACGAGATTCCGGGGCTGGAATCCGCGTTCATCGCTGCGACTTTGCCGCTGACGCAGTCCGCGGTGTCGGGCGCGGAAGGCTCGATCCCGCTCGTGCTGATCGGAGAGATCCCTCTGGAACAGATCGACGCCGCGCAAGAGCGAGTGGCGGCGCTCCTTGGGCTGGATGCGTCACAAATCGAGGCGGTTTTCTACCTTCCCGAGGACTGGGAAGAACGCGTGGAACAGCGGGCAGCCTATGCCGTCTGGCTGCTGGAATCGCCGCGCACGCACCTCGTTGGAACCCCCATCGATTGA
- a CDS encoding branched-chain amino acid transaminase, which yields MLDYAFFEGKIVPFSEANVSIGTHALQYGTGAFAGVRGYLDQDGATINIFRLPEHAARLANSAKLLRMELPYDADDMARIIIELTEKNAPSGDIYIRPFLYKPAVQLTPRLRGIGDEFAVYQMPMGDYLSLDRGQKAVISSWVRIPDAAIPSRGKLSGAYVNSAFAKDEAVENGADEAIMMNTAGKIAEGSGCNLFIVRHDRLITPPFSSDILEGVTRRSILKMARSAGIDIEVREIDRTELYIADEAFFCGTGVQIAWIESVDGRTIGSGKVGPITDQLRTIFFDTVRGKNQQYAHWLTQVKIPQVAMAG from the coding sequence ATGCTCGACTACGCATTTTTCGAGGGCAAGATCGTTCCGTTCTCCGAAGCGAACGTGAGCATCGGCACCCACGCGCTGCAATATGGCACCGGAGCATTTGCCGGTGTGCGCGGCTATCTGGACCAGGACGGCGCCACGATCAACATCTTTCGCTTGCCGGAGCACGCCGCTCGTCTCGCCAATTCCGCCAAGCTGTTGCGCATGGAGCTTCCCTACGATGCCGATGACATGGCGCGCATCATCATCGAGCTAACCGAGAAGAATGCCCCGTCCGGCGATATCTACATCCGTCCATTTCTCTACAAACCGGCCGTCCAGCTCACCCCGCGCTTGCGGGGCATCGGCGACGAGTTCGCGGTCTATCAGATGCCGATGGGCGATTACCTGTCGCTCGACCGGGGGCAGAAGGCGGTCATTTCCTCGTGGGTTCGCATTCCGGATGCCGCTATCCCGAGCCGCGGCAAGCTCTCTGGCGCCTATGTGAATTCCGCGTTCGCCAAGGATGAGGCGGTCGAGAACGGCGCCGATGAGGCGATCATGATGAACACAGCCGGAAAGATCGCCGAGGGAAGCGGTTGCAACCTCTTCATCGTGCGGCACGACCGGTTGATCACCCCGCCGTTCTCGAGCGACATCCTGGAAGGCGTCACCCGCCGCTCGATCCTGAAGATGGCCAGGAGTGCCGGGATCGATATCGAGGTGCGCGAGATCGACCGCACCGAGCTCTACATCGCGGATGAAGCCTTCTTCTGCGGCACTGGGGTGCAGATCGCCTGGATCGAGTCGGTGGACGGCCGCACGATCGGTAGCGGCAAGGTGGGACCGATCACGGACCAACTGCGCACGATCTTTTTCGATACAGTCCGCGGCAAGAACCAGCAGTATGCGCACTGGCTCACACAAGTGAAGATTCCGCAGGTCGCAATGGCGGGCTAA
- a CDS encoding MarR family transcriptional regulator has translation MSKSAHTVADSVTLSLLDIVPRLNRWAEASVSRAAGENRLSLRQLSALTMIESEKTTLGDVARRLMVTPAVVTGLIDRLEKRGYVRRINSTDDRRRVLLALTDEGRAAAESVSRQLQGEMAAALVSFSGADLEQLDRSLTKLRPVATELELTTPAS, from the coding sequence ATGTCGAAATCAGCCCACACAGTTGCCGACAGCGTCACGTTGTCGCTGCTCGATATAGTTCCCCGACTGAATCGATGGGCGGAGGCCAGCGTCTCCCGAGCCGCCGGTGAGAACCGGCTCAGTTTGCGTCAGCTTTCCGCGCTCACCATGATCGAGAGTGAAAAGACCACGCTTGGCGATGTCGCGCGCCGTCTGATGGTCACACCGGCGGTCGTCACCGGATTGATCGACCGGTTGGAGAAGCGCGGCTATGTGCGGCGCATCAACAGCACCGACGATCGTCGCCGCGTGCTGCTGGCGCTCACCGACGAGGGACGCGCCGCGGCAGAGTCGGTGTCCCGCCAGTTGCAGGGGGAAATGGCGGCTGCGCTCGTCTCCTTCTCTGGTGCCGATCTCGAGCAACTCGACCGTAGCTTGACCAAGCTGCGCCCGGTGGCCACCGAACTGGAACTCACGACACCTGCGAGCTAA
- a CDS encoding CBS domain-containing protein — protein METALNARDVMLTDVPVVTAEAPVADVIAVLESHDLGGMPVLDDEQKLVGMVTEYDIISKRGLTAGSIMSRGVITVQEMAPVGELIELMGLHGVRQLPVVHDGQLIGIVTRRELMRRYARTIWVCERCGTQEPGLLRPLKCPNCGATTFRVKDGGGVGR, from the coding sequence ATGGAAACTGCGCTGAACGCGCGTGATGTGATGCTGACCGACGTGCCGGTCGTGACCGCCGAGGCGCCCGTGGCGGACGTCATCGCCGTGCTGGAATCGCACGATTTGGGTGGCATGCCGGTGCTGGACGACGAGCAGAAGCTGGTCGGCATGGTGACCGAATACGACATCATCAGCAAACGCGGCCTCACCGCCGGAAGCATCATGAGCCGCGGTGTGATCACGGTGCAAGAGATGGCGCCGGTGGGCGAGTTGATCGAACTGATGGGTCTCCACGGTGTGCGCCAGTTGCCCGTCGTGCACGATGGTCAACTCATCGGCATCGTGACCCGTCGCGAGCTGATGCGCCGCTATGCCCGCACGATCTGGGTCTGCGAGCGATGCGGCACGCAGGAGCCGGGACTGCTGCGCCCCCTGAAGTGCCCGAACTGCGGAGCGACGACATTCCGGGTGAAGGACGGCGGCGGGGTTGGGAGATAA
- a CDS encoding PadR family transcriptional regulator, whose translation MPRPTQPAEHAILGLLYFEQEGGHGYDLARHFGDDQPLGDILKLEPGMLYHHLKKLARTGWVTVDIEPQGTRPPRQIYTLTDEGKAELLNWLREPVGHTREIRLEFLVKLYFARQLDPALASDLIRGQLDRSREVEANLQARLAESTAGADDFGRQVLDLRLLQTRAAISWLESL comes from the coding sequence ATGCCGCGACCAACGCAACCCGCGGAACACGCCATTCTCGGTCTGCTCTATTTCGAGCAGGAAGGCGGTCACGGCTACGATCTGGCGCGTCATTTCGGCGACGATCAGCCGCTTGGCGACATCCTCAAGCTCGAACCGGGCATGCTCTATCACCACTTGAAGAAGCTGGCCCGCACCGGTTGGGTCACGGTCGATATCGAGCCCCAGGGAACCCGGCCCCCGCGTCAGATCTATACGCTGACCGACGAAGGCAAGGCCGAACTGCTGAATTGGCTGCGCGAACCGGTGGGACATACCCGCGAGATCCGGCTCGAGTTCCTGGTCAAGCTCTATTTCGCCCGCCAACTCGATCCGGCGCTTGCCTCGGACCTCATTCGCGGACAGCTCGACAGGAGCCGCGAGGTGGAAGCCAATCTCCAGGCTCGCCTGGCGGAATCGACTGCTGGTGCAGATGACTTTGGCCGTCAGGTGCTCGATCTCCGTCTCTTGCAGACGCGCGCGGCGATTTCCTGGCTCGAATCGCTTTAG
- a CDS encoding dynamin family protein codes for MRDLFRRRRGAPGAAEQSSVVLSDRQHELVDEELSILTRLAVLLDDYPATEEDRRQIADAKEQLTSLFMLVVVGEFNAGKSAFINALIGGQILPEGVTPTTAVINILTYGERIGDRRLGDGSIERTYPAPFLIDITVVDTPGTNAIIREHEALTQKFVPRSDIVFFVTSADRPFTESEREFMEGVKDWGKKIVVVINKIDLLRDQASVKQVIEFVDTNISRLLGIAPEIFPVSALQAQQANELADRNLTESQRLWEESRFGNLQNYIFETLDEEGRIRLKLLSPLGTAQHLADVYLKTTNERLAVLTEDIDTLRTIDRQLELYQEDMRKQFAYHLDRIENIIGKMNARGDDFFEDTIRIGRVIDLMNKDKIKAEFERKVVGDTEEEIDATVNELIDWMVEQDLRTWEAINGYLDRRRLAQYEDQMVGEVSSQFRYDRRALLDSVSKRAQEEVDRYDPDKSANDLSLSVRNAVAQTAIAEVGAIGLGALVVAAASTVAVDVTGIVAASLLAGLGLFILPRKRKQTREEFRKRSTELEQNLISVMNEQFEHELQRSVNRMESAIAPYSRFVRDQHAKLTMTRGELEQIVADLKGMRFKIGGPDDAAPALQAGLRPWSPDEEPKPDYRVGRSVSERDAEIAAPSSDTASGTRGLFRASQ; via the coding sequence ATGAGAGATCTTTTTCGCCGAAGACGTGGCGCTCCAGGAGCGGCAGAGCAATCGAGCGTAGTGTTGTCCGACCGGCAGCACGAGCTGGTCGACGAGGAACTGTCCATCCTCACTCGGCTTGCGGTATTGCTCGACGACTACCCCGCCACCGAGGAAGACCGCCGGCAGATCGCGGATGCGAAGGAGCAGCTCACATCGCTCTTTATGCTGGTGGTGGTGGGCGAGTTCAACGCCGGGAAGTCGGCCTTCATCAATGCGCTCATCGGCGGCCAGATTCTGCCGGAAGGCGTGACGCCTACCACCGCGGTCATCAACATCCTCACCTACGGCGAGCGTATTGGCGATAGACGATTGGGCGATGGGAGCATCGAGCGGACCTATCCCGCGCCGTTCCTGATCGATATCACCGTGGTCGATACTCCCGGCACGAACGCCATCATCCGCGAACACGAAGCACTGACCCAGAAGTTCGTTCCCCGTTCCGATATCGTCTTCTTCGTCACCTCGGCTGACCGGCCATTCACCGAATCGGAACGCGAGTTCATGGAGGGGGTAAAGGACTGGGGCAAGAAGATCGTGGTGGTCATCAACAAGATCGACCTCCTGCGCGATCAGGCGAGCGTCAAGCAAGTCATCGAGTTCGTCGATACGAACATTTCGCGCCTGCTCGGCATCGCTCCCGAGATCTTCCCGGTGTCGGCATTGCAGGCCCAGCAGGCAAACGAGCTGGCCGACCGCAATCTGACCGAAAGCCAGCGGCTGTGGGAAGAGAGCCGGTTTGGCAACCTGCAGAACTACATCTTCGAGACATTGGACGAAGAGGGGCGCATTCGCCTCAAGCTGCTGAGCCCGCTGGGCACCGCGCAGCACCTGGCCGATGTCTACCTGAAGACGACGAATGAGCGCCTGGCGGTCCTGACCGAGGATATCGATACGCTGCGCACCATCGACCGGCAGCTCGAGCTCTATCAGGAGGACATGCGCAAGCAGTTCGCCTATCACCTCGACCGGATCGAGAACATCATCGGCAAGATGAACGCCCGCGGCGACGATTTCTTCGAAGACACGATCCGCATCGGGCGCGTGATCGACCTGATGAACAAGGACAAGATCAAAGCCGAGTTCGAGCGAAAGGTGGTCGGCGATACCGAAGAGGAGATCGACGCAACCGTCAACGAGTTGATCGACTGGATGGTGGAACAGGATCTGCGCACCTGGGAAGCGATCAATGGCTATCTCGACCGGCGTCGCCTGGCGCAGTACGAAGACCAGATGGTGGGCGAGGTGAGCAGCCAGTTCCGCTACGACCGGCGGGCATTGCTCGATTCGGTGTCGAAGCGCGCGCAGGAGGAGGTCGATCGCTACGACCCGGACAAATCGGCCAACGATCTCTCGCTCTCGGTGCGCAATGCCGTCGCGCAAACTGCGATTGCTGAAGTCGGCGCAATCGGGCTCGGAGCGCTGGTTGTGGCTGCGGCAAGCACCGTCGCGGTCGATGTGACGGGTATCGTGGCCGCCAGCCTGCTGGCCGGACTTGGGTTGTTCATCCTGCCACGCAAGCGCAAGCAAACACGGGAAGAGTTCCGCAAGCGTTCGACCGAACTGGAGCAAAACCTGATCTCGGTCATGAACGAACAGTTCGAGCACGAGCTGCAGCGTTCGGTCAATCGGATGGAAAGCGCCATCGCCCCCTATTCCCGTTTCGTGCGCGATCAACACGCCAAACTGACGATGACCAGGGGGGAGCTCGAACAGATCGTTGCCGATCTCAAGGGCATGCGCTTCAAGATCGGCGGCCCGGATGATGCTGCCCCGGCGTTGCAGGCTGGTTTGCGGCCATGGTCGCCGGACGAGGAGCCGAAACCGGACTATCGCGTAGGGCGGTCAGTAAGCGAGCGCGATGCCGAAATCGCTGCCCCCTCTTCGGACACCGCAAGCGGAACCCGAGGGCTCTTCCGCGCGAGCCAGTAA
- a CDS encoding TlpA disulfide reductase family protein has translation MTDDAQKDDPVSPDELPEDDPFEHGRVGYGSYAKYTPALLALGIVLVIAYIGWKEWQPDADLPRAGVLIDQPAPAWTLELIDGSTVSNTDLAGRAVVLNFWASWCAPCEEEMPALEQLSAEFSTEGTPATIVGVGVKRDNNENALAMVERLGITYPIGRDTAGASDTIGPVTQSFGVDTYPATVFIRPDGTVSAIVFGPLTEDTARQYVEDALSSGS, from the coding sequence TTGACCGACGACGCGCAGAAAGACGATCCAGTTTCACCAGACGAGCTGCCCGAAGACGATCCGTTCGAGCACGGACGCGTCGGGTACGGCAGCTATGCCAAATACACGCCGGCGTTGCTCGCGCTCGGTATCGTCCTGGTCATTGCGTACATCGGTTGGAAGGAGTGGCAACCGGACGCGGATCTCCCCCGCGCCGGGGTGCTCATCGATCAACCTGCGCCGGCATGGACGCTCGAACTGATCGACGGCTCGACCGTTTCCAATACAGACCTCGCCGGACGGGCCGTCGTGCTCAATTTCTGGGCCTCATGGTGCGCTCCTTGCGAGGAGGAAATGCCAGCACTGGAACAACTGAGCGCCGAATTTTCGACAGAGGGCACACCCGCCACGATCGTTGGTGTGGGCGTCAAGCGCGACAACAATGAAAACGCGCTGGCGATGGTCGAACGGCTGGGCATCACCTATCCGATTGGCCGCGACACCGCCGGGGCAAGCGACACCATCGGTCCGGTCACACAGTCCTTTGGAGTCGACACCTATCCAGCGACGGTCTTCATCCGCCCGGATGGCACGGTGTCAGCGATCGTCTTTGGTCCACTAACCGAGGATACGGCGCGGCAATATGTCGAGGACGCCCTGAGTTCCGGGTCCTGA